Proteins found in one Clostridium kluyveri DSM 555 genomic segment:
- a CDS encoding LTA synthase family protein: MNLEYIKNNKLFKVLLNFLNNNIDIILFFTLICIKVMSYARNISSSYLSGLVFFPIAASALILVSFSLIFKKKSRVTFLYIADVVVSLILIADLMYYRYFKDITTLAAVKNAKLLQGVSDSVGSVANIKDLYYLLDIFILLPAVRFYKRRIKNIKPISKRLVSFLAMFILGASVNAAIFRWVSKVQPTLLTAMSNRIYLTTMIGNINFHMVDSYNYISTSVKNSKKLSEDRENEIKNFLENNNKSTGEINLKGEAEGKNLIVIQVEALQNFVINQKVNGQEITPNLNRWVNKCMYFDNYFYQVAGGNTSDAEFMSNNSLYPAQSGSAYYTYSGNKYDSLASALKDKNYYTAAMHGNSEGFWNRNVMYKAQNFDDFFGEHSFNIDEKIGLGLSDKSFLNQSLEKLKSFKEPYYGFLVTLTSHFPYEAVDKYGEFDVGEYEGTFIGKYLKAIHYTDAQLGEFLDALEQQGIMDNSVIALYGDHFAIPKDNAEELFKFENEEESDDFTWFKYQKVPLLLHFPQDEYAGVNHKYSCQMDLYPTLANLYNLPRNYMFGKDMLNGDDEKVIFRNGSFIDGKNLYVSWTNTYYSLESGEKINETEELKEEKNQYTKELQYCDDLLNHNLIKTFTEKK; encoded by the coding sequence ATGAATCTTGAATATATAAAAAATAATAAGTTATTTAAGGTATTGTTAAATTTCTTAAATAATAATATAGATATAATTTTATTTTTTACATTAATCTGTATAAAAGTCATGTCATATGCTAGAAATATATCCTCTAGCTATCTGAGTGGGCTTGTATTTTTCCCCATAGCAGCTTCAGCATTGATACTGGTCAGCTTTTCTCTTATCTTTAAGAAAAAAAGCAGAGTTACTTTTTTATATATAGCAGATGTGGTGGTAAGTTTAATACTTATAGCGGATTTGATGTATTATAGATATTTTAAAGATATTACTACACTAGCAGCAGTAAAAAATGCTAAATTACTTCAAGGAGTATCTGATAGTGTAGGAAGTGTGGCAAATATTAAAGATTTATACTACCTACTGGATATATTCATTTTATTACCTGCAGTTAGGTTCTATAAAAGAAGAATAAAAAACATAAAGCCTATATCAAAAAGATTAGTAAGTTTTTTGGCAATGTTCATTTTAGGTGCTAGTGTTAATGCTGCTATTTTTCGTTGGGTGTCTAAAGTGCAGCCTACATTATTAACGGCTATGAGTAATAGAATATATCTTACTACTATGATAGGAAATATAAATTTTCACATGGTGGATTCATATAACTATATAAGTACCAGCGTTAAGAATTCTAAAAAATTATCTGAGGATAGAGAAAATGAAATTAAAAACTTTTTAGAAAATAATAATAAGAGTACGGGAGAAATTAATTTAAAAGGAGAAGCAGAGGGGAAAAATTTAATAGTAATTCAGGTTGAAGCACTGCAGAATTTTGTAATAAACCAAAAAGTGAATGGACAGGAGATAACCCCCAATCTGAATAGATGGGTAAATAAATGCATGTATTTTGATAATTATTTTTATCAGGTTGCAGGGGGAAATACATCCGATGCGGAATTTATGTCAAATAATTCACTTTATCCTGCACAATCAGGTTCTGCCTACTATACTTATAGTGGAAATAAATATGATTCTCTGGCAAGTGCCCTAAAAGATAAAAATTATTATACGGCAGCCATGCATGGAAATAGTGAAGGATTCTGGAATAGAAATGTTATGTATAAGGCACAAAATTTTGATGACTTTTTTGGAGAACATAGTTTTAATATAGATGAAAAAATAGGATTGGGACTTAGTGACAAATCATTTTTAAATCAATCTCTAGAGAAGTTAAAGAGTTTTAAAGAACCTTATTATGGATTCTTAGTTACTTTGACCAGCCATTTTCCATATGAGGCTGTAGATAAGTATGGAGAATTTGATGTAGGAGAGTATGAAGGAACCTTTATAGGAAAATATCTGAAGGCAATACATTACACAGATGCCCAGTTGGGAGAATTTTTAGATGCTCTTGAACAGCAGGGAATAATGGATAACTCTGTAATAGCGTTATATGGTGATCATTTTGCTATTCCAAAGGACAATGCAGAAGAGCTTTTCAAGTTTGAAAATGAAGAGGAAAGTGATGATTTTACCTGGTTTAAATATCAGAAAGTACCTTTATTACTGCATTTTCCACAGGATGAATATGCAGGAGTAAATCATAAGTACAGCTGTCAGATGGATCTATATCCTACATTGGCTAATCTATACAATCTACCTCGAAATTATATGTTTGGAAAGGACATGCTCAATGGAGATGATGAAAAAGTTATTTTTAGAAATGGCTCTTTTATAGATGGGAAAAACTTATATGTATCCTGGACTAATACATATTATAGTTTGGAGTCAGGAGAAAAGATAAATGAAACGGAAGAATTGAAAGAAGAAAAAAATCAATACACCAAAGAATTACAGTATTGTGATGATTTGCTAAATCACAACTTAATAAAGACCTTCACAGAGAAAAAGTGA
- a CDS encoding HAMP domain-containing sensor histidine kinase translates to MKIRSIIYKNKLIEKIRKNITWKLFIVTALIFTIFISSTLTFQSLFFGKFYINKKERIIESEVKKFRALYNNTENDNEVTELIRKFEDSNNAKIVIMDSEGKINFITKLDDRGYDEERIKIIQNIIVTWIRDSNLLDEIKRYNKSITFITEKKINGTKNIITVVPDNNRQEILFAVTSLQPVDEASSVIKEFYIYFYMGAIVLILISSLIYTNTVSKPLVKLNDTAKKMALMDFSKKCTVKSRDEIGNLADTLNFLAYNLDKALTSLKEANVKLEKDIEKEREIERIRKEFIASASHELKTPINLIGGYAEGLKDNIFESSEKDHYIDIIIDESNKMANLVADMLNLSHLESGVLKLNKEEFFMDEFIMYSLKKFSKVIKDKNITINFNMIPKIRVYADWDKMEQVIDNFTTNAIKNTEEGGYINFVIEDKEKDKIIVSIENTGENIPEGELNNLWNSFYKVDKSRNRELGGTGIGLSIVKNILMLHDFQYGVENTDTGVRFYFIMDKI, encoded by the coding sequence ATGAAAATAAGGAGCATCATATATAAAAATAAACTTATAGAGAAAATAAGAAAAAATATAACATGGAAATTATTTATAGTTACTGCTTTGATATTTACTATATTTATAAGCAGTACCTTAACTTTTCAGTCTCTGTTCTTTGGTAAGTTTTATATAAACAAGAAGGAAAGAATAATAGAAAGTGAAGTTAAAAAGTTCAGAGCGCTTTATAATAATACAGAAAATGATAATGAAGTAACAGAGCTTATAAGGAAATTTGAAGATAGCAATAATGCTAAAATAGTTATAATGGATAGTGAAGGAAAAATAAATTTTATAACAAAATTAGATGATAGGGGATATGATGAAGAAAGAATAAAAATCATACAGAATATCATAGTTACATGGATAAGAGATTCAAACTTACTAGATGAAATAAAAAGATATAATAAATCTATAACATTTATTACAGAAAAGAAAATCAATGGAACAAAAAATATAATAACCGTAGTTCCCGATAATAATAGACAGGAAATACTATTTGCAGTAACTTCTCTTCAGCCGGTAGATGAAGCTTCTTCTGTAATAAAAGAATTCTATATTTATTTTTATATGGGCGCAATAGTGCTTATTTTAATATCATCTTTAATATATACAAATACAGTTTCAAAGCCTTTGGTTAAATTAAATGATACTGCAAAAAAGATGGCTTTAATGGATTTTTCTAAAAAATGCACTGTAAAAAGCAGAGATGAGATAGGGAATCTGGCAGATACATTGAATTTTTTAGCTTATAATCTGGATAAGGCATTGACCTCTCTTAAAGAGGCTAATGTGAAACTAGAAAAAGATATAGAAAAAGAAAGAGAAATAGAAAGAATCAGGAAAGAATTTATAGCCTCTGCCTCTCATGAACTCAAGACCCCTATAAATTTAATAGGAGGTTATGCAGAGGGTTTGAAAGATAATATATTTGAATCTAGTGAAAAGGATCATTATATTGATATTATAATAGATGAAAGTAATAAGATGGCAAATTTGGTGGCAGATATGTTAAATCTTTCTCATTTAGAATCCGGTGTTTTAAAACTTAATAAAGAAGAATTTTTTATGGATGAATTTATAATGTATTCATTGAAAAAATTTTCTAAGGTTATAAAAGATAAAAATATAACTATAAATTTTAATATGATACCTAAAATCAGAGTATATGCAGACTGGGATAAGATGGAACAAGTTATAGATAATTTCACAACTAATGCCATAAAAAATACAGAAGAAGGGGGATATATAAATTTTGTTATAGAAGATAAGGAAAAAGATAAGATTATTGTATCCATAGAAAATACAGGAGAAAATATACCAGAAGGGGAATTGAATAATTTATGGAACAGTTTTTATAAAGTGGATAAATCTAGAAATAGAGAATTGGGGGGAACAGGTATAGGGCTTTCCATAGTAAAAAATATACTGATGCTTCATGATTTTCAGTATGGTGTAGAAAATACAGATACAGGTGTAAGATTTTATTTTATAATGGATAAAATATAA
- a CDS encoding response regulator transcription factor, producing MNKTVLMVDDEERMRLLIEAYLKREGLKVLLAENGEEALRKFKENHVDLVVLDIMMPLMDGWTVCRELRKISNVPIIMLTARGEDEDQLLGFQLGTDSYVTKPVSPKILVAKIKALLRRTYYDEINQVKDNTYDGLFINEEGHEVKIDGENIYLSPKEFEFLCYLIKNKDIVLSREKILDAIWGIDYYGDLRTVDTHVKRLREKLGVKSYLITTVRGVGYKFEVKKE from the coding sequence ATGAATAAAACTGTTTTAATGGTAGATGATGAGGAAAGAATGAGACTTCTTATAGAAGCATATTTAAAAAGAGAGGGTTTGAAAGTGCTTTTAGCGGAAAATGGAGAGGAAGCACTTAGAAAATTTAAAGAAAATCATGTGGATTTAGTGGTACTTGATATAATGATGCCTTTGATGGATGGCTGGACTGTATGCAGGGAACTTAGAAAGATTTCAAATGTGCCTATAATTATGCTTACAGCCAGAGGGGAGGATGAAGATCAGCTTTTGGGGTTTCAACTTGGAACAGACAGCTATGTAACAAAGCCTGTAAGTCCCAAAATTTTAGTGGCTAAAATAAAAGCCCTTTTAAGACGGACTTATTATGATGAAATTAATCAGGTTAAAGACAATACCTATGACGGACTTTTTATAAATGAAGAGGGCCATGAAGTAAAAATAGATGGAGAAAATATATATCTTTCTCCAAAAGAATTTGAGTTTCTATGCTATTTAATTAAGAATAAGGATATAGTTTTAAGTAGGGAAAAAATTTTGGATGCCATATGGGGCATAGATTACTATGGAGATTTAAGAACAGTAGATACCCATGTAAAAAGACTGAGAGAAAAGTTAGGTGTTAAATCTTATTTAATAACAACTGTCAGGGGTGTAGGTTATAAATTTGAGGTAAAGAAGGAATGA
- a CDS encoding methyl-accepting chemotaxis protein, with the protein MSNMSFFKLKDKDNSTSNFNSRDIEIHYQQKYEKKKNDINRQTFEFLNELHKKLENIIEQHNAVNSEHEILAELTEDIKNHMKSISSITNQTKESTSELYEEGNKLHNITESIIEKSIKGKEAVESIMGIITSLEDGIKETFDSMSKLADRFKEVNDITNLISGIANQTNLLALNAAIEAARAGESGRGFAVVAEEVKKLAEITGNSTKDISMLINTINGETKNVLKDAQKNTDMISNGIKVSVEAKEKIDDTLNSFETLEDIVKNLTDTMSMQIDNVGEVMEKIDTIDTILKDTNDQITLHVDEASVVDKYLTESVNELYEYTEKIKQ; encoded by the coding sequence ATGAGTAATATGAGTTTTTTTAAGTTAAAAGATAAAGATAATTCTACCTCTAATTTTAATTCTCGTGATATTGAAATTCACTACCAACAAAAATATGAAAAGAAAAAAAATGATATAAATCGACAAACCTTTGAATTCTTAAATGAACTGCATAAAAAATTAGAAAATATAATAGAACAACATAATGCAGTAAATAGTGAACATGAAATTTTGGCTGAACTTACAGAGGATATAAAAAATCATATGAAAAGTATATCTTCCATAACAAATCAAACCAAAGAATCTACCAGCGAGTTGTATGAAGAAGGAAATAAGCTTCATAATATAACTGAAAGTATTATTGAAAAATCTATAAAAGGAAAAGAAGCAGTAGAATCTATTATGGGTATAATAACCTCACTAGAGGATGGAATAAAAGAAACATTTGACAGCATGAGTAAATTAGCGGACAGATTTAAGGAAGTAAATGATATAACCAACCTTATAAGTGGAATAGCCAATCAAACTAATTTGTTGGCTCTAAATGCAGCTATTGAAGCAGCTAGAGCTGGAGAAAGTGGAAGAGGATTTGCGGTTGTTGCAGAAGAGGTGAAAAAACTAGCTGAAATAACCGGCAACAGTACCAAAGATATATCCATGCTTATAAACACTATTAACGGAGAAACTAAAAATGTTTTGAAAGATGCCCAAAAAAACACGGATATGATTTCAAATGGAATTAAGGTTTCGGTAGAAGCCAAAGAGAAGATTGACGATACATTAAATTCCTTTGAAACTTTAGAGGATATAGTAAAGAATTTAACGGATACAATGTCCATGCAAATAGATAATGTAGGTGAAGTTATGGAAAAAATAGATACTATAGATACCATATTGAAAGATACAAATGATCAAATTACATTACATGTAGATGAAGCTTCGGTGGTGGATAAGTATTTAACAGAGAGTGTAAATGAGTTATATGAATACACAGAGAAAATCAAGCAATAA
- a CDS encoding alpha/beta hydrolase has translation MKDYDEVLLKGVSRPEYYEEVTIKSNSVPIVLSIWKSKKEDPCIIFFPGTMTHPLFYEEFLNLLSLNGFNVIGVHLVCHGKSPRVKELYSFDEMLQNGKDAISYAIGRFNNKIFIMGSSQGGILTIALAGLDNRIKAAFPHNILIPALPDSICVTRFPNSFKHIYNLIIMTMKMGRKVVPRLQLHVSFYLDVKKVTRDKEIYGKLERDPIGFMKYPIYFLTSLFCADLKQVYDGSIKCPVVVLVGKKDPLFPFEYTKKVFKLIKAPHKEMLIFDEDKHLIMNECVDRIIDKIVCKVKEFV, from the coding sequence ATGAAAGACTATGACGAGGTGCTTTTAAAAGGTGTATCCAGGCCAGAATATTATGAGGAAGTTACTATAAAGTCTAATTCTGTTCCCATTGTACTATCCATATGGAAGAGTAAAAAGGAAGACCCTTGCATAATTTTTTTTCCGGGAACAATGACTCACCCTTTATTCTATGAAGAATTTTTAAATTTACTTTCATTAAATGGTTTCAATGTTATTGGAGTGCATCTGGTGTGTCATGGAAAAAGTCCAAGAGTGAAAGAGTTGTATAGTTTTGATGAAATGCTTCAAAATGGAAAGGATGCTATTTCCTATGCAATTGGTAGATTTAATAATAAGATATTTATTATGGGTTCAAGTCAGGGGGGAATTTTAACTATAGCATTAGCGGGGCTTGATAACAGAATTAAAGCTGCTTTCCCTCATAATATTTTAATTCCAGCTCTTCCAGATTCAATTTGTGTAACAAGATTCCCAAATAGTTTTAAGCACATATATAATCTAATTATTATGACAATGAAAATGGGAAGAAAAGTAGTTCCAAGATTACAACTGCATGTTTCTTTTTATCTTGATGTAAAAAAGGTTACAAGAGATAAAGAAATATATGGCAAGCTAGAGCGTGATCCCATTGGGTTTATGAAATATCCGATTTATTTTTTAACTAGTCTGTTTTGTGCTGATTTAAAGCAGGTATATGATGGCAGTATAAAATGTCCTGTTGTAGTTTTAGTAGGAAAAAAAGATCCTTTATTTCCCTTTGAATATACTAAAAAGGTTTTTAAACTGATAAAAGCTCCCCATAAGGAAATGTTGATTTTTGATGAAGATAAACATCTTATTATGAATGAGTGCGTGGATAGAATTATAGATAAAATTGTATGTAAAGTTAAGGAATTTGTTTAG
- a CDS encoding AMP-binding protein, whose protein sequence is MAVGKYSKNILISSGKFEDEKNYWIKRLEGDVEMSGFLTTSTRPRLSQYLKTSFHAEIKGNTFNRLLSISKNSQHALFMILLSGVEFLLSTYTGSEDIIVGMPIFRQKEKGEYINNILAIRTYIHGHMSFKDFLGIVKKTVIEADKNQNFPLDKIADILNIKNDEYTPLFKTIVLLENIQDKSNIEYIKSDMIFSFNLLKQSILLNIEYNSVLFSKKIIESIGNNLINYYTFVVDNTSAKLMDIEVSSEDEKRCLLCDFNNNTLEFNSKDTIVEMFQQQVEKFPHKTALVHENEKITYMELNERANSIANYLVNDRNIHADEFVGILLENSINQVISVMAVLKAGGAYIPIDADTPEERIKSIINDSGARVIISGKKHIRTLNRLQWECETLSAYICIDTDDVYNEEEKEKNGLMDKKLWEYVGSRAEDEITGGGWTNSYTGENFTKKEMDEYGDNVLKKLMPFLKNDTKVLEIGCASGISMYRIAPLVGLYYGTDMSSEIINKNIKRNEEENITNIKLDVLMAHEIDKIHQKDFDIIIINSVIQCFHGHNYFRKVLKKAVDLINKEGKVFIGDIMDQDLKYELVNSLEEFKYKHLNEDIKAKTDWTEELFLSRNYFRDLKYEFEEISKVVFSDKIGTIENELTKYRFDAIIYIDKSLQGKQSKTVHKYKYQHDLNILSKFSSSNPSVKVLPENLAYVIYTSGTTGTPKGVMIEHKSLVNLCNWHNNYYEISELDNSTRYAGFGFDASVWELFPYLVKGAAVYIISSNLRLDIIRLNEYFENNNITISFLPTQICEQFMEIENNSLRFLLTGGDKLRFFKPCNYTLVNNYGPTENTVVTTSVVVDKEHYNIPIGKPISNIQIYILDRYNRIQPIGTQGEICISGRGLARGYLNRKKLTEEKFVKNPFMIGERMYKTGDLARWTSDGNIEFLGRMDQQVKISAYRIELAEIENRLLKYEFIKDVVVIDREDFNKNKYLCAYYVSDMELYINDIKYYLSVQLPDYMIPAFFIKIDKIPLTINGKVNRKVLPEPDQISSMDIKYIPPRNEMEKRMVEVWEEILGIDKVGILDNFFDLGGNSLKAVRVISKMSMDFEIEINDLFQFQTISKLSENILYKKDNLKKIIEGIKSSIGEKKEDRNYSQYEDKIYRYKKSIESYCDLSTSFIRNKYKNILITGSTGYLGVNLLYQLLKNTDSIIYLLIRSGSKKDGEKRIREKLKFYFEEDIFKNYRDKINVLCGDLLEKNFALETQEYNYLLQKIDCIVNAAANVKHYGNYDDFYNVNVEGTERLIEFALKGNKKDFHHVSTVGVASGKIPGVDYYIYTEYDHDVGQEDSNYYIQTKFEAEKKLIMARSRGLMCNIYRVGNLICNSQTGKFQENMNDNGFYKIIKSLIKLGQVPDIELKKLDFSFIDYVSKAFILIMNEKNLKDDIFHIYNNNYISLFDLRELLKYCGFNLEVMPFNKFLDFLYKNHENKNLTNYVENILLHSRVLESTKNTDFEIVCEKTVLILRNMGFYWPKVDNFYIRNMINYCREVDFI, encoded by the coding sequence ATGGCTGTGGGCAAATATTCAAAGAATATTTTAATATCTAGTGGAAAGTTTGAAGATGAAAAAAATTACTGGATTAAAAGGCTGGAGGGAGATGTAGAAATGAGTGGATTTTTAACAACTTCCACAAGGCCTAGATTGAGCCAGTATTTAAAGACAAGCTTTCATGCTGAAATTAAGGGGAATACTTTTAATCGCTTATTATCAATTAGTAAGAATTCTCAGCATGCATTATTTATGATACTGCTCTCAGGGGTGGAATTTTTGCTTAGCACATATACAGGCAGTGAAGATATTATAGTTGGAATGCCGATTTTCAGACAAAAAGAAAAAGGTGAATATATTAATAATATATTGGCTATAAGAACCTATATACATGGTCATATGAGTTTTAAGGATTTTTTGGGAATTGTAAAGAAAACCGTCATAGAAGCAGATAAAAATCAAAATTTTCCCCTAGATAAAATTGCAGATATTTTAAATATTAAAAATGACGAGTATACACCATTATTTAAAACCATTGTGTTACTGGAAAATATTCAAGATAAAAGTAATATAGAATATATAAAGTCAGATATGATTTTTTCATTTAATCTTCTTAAACAGTCCATCCTTCTCAATATTGAATATAATTCGGTATTATTTTCCAAAAAAATTATTGAAAGCATAGGAAATAACTTAATTAACTATTATACTTTTGTGGTGGATAATACCAGTGCAAAGCTTATGGATATTGAAGTTTCCAGTGAAGATGAAAAAAGGTGCCTATTGTGTGATTTTAATAATAATACACTGGAGTTTAATTCAAAGGATACTATAGTTGAAATGTTTCAGCAACAGGTAGAAAAATTTCCTCATAAAACTGCCCTGGTTCATGAAAATGAGAAAATTACTTATATGGAGCTAAATGAACGAGCTAATTCCATTGCCAATTATCTGGTGAATGACAGAAATATACATGCGGATGAATTTGTAGGCATTTTACTTGAGAATTCAATAAACCAGGTGATTTCAGTTATGGCAGTTTTAAAAGCCGGAGGGGCATATATTCCAATTGATGCAGATACTCCGGAAGAAAGAATAAAAAGTATTATAAATGATTCGGGTGCCAGAGTAATCATTTCCGGTAAAAAGCATATAAGAACCTTAAACAGACTTCAATGGGAGTGTGAAACTTTAAGTGCCTATATTTGTATTGATACAGATGATGTATACAATGAAGAGGAGAAAGAAAAAAATGGATTAATGGATAAAAAGCTCTGGGAATACGTAGGGAGTAGAGCTGAGGATGAAATCACAGGAGGAGGATGGACTAATAGTTATACCGGTGAAAATTTCACAAAGAAGGAAATGGATGAATATGGGGATAATGTTTTAAAAAAACTAATGCCTTTTTTAAAAAATGATACCAAAGTGCTTGAGATAGGCTGTGCCTCTGGAATTTCCATGTATAGAATAGCTCCTTTGGTAGGCTTATATTATGGTACAGACATGTCAAGTGAAATAATCAATAAAAATATAAAGCGAAATGAAGAAGAAAATATTACAAATATTAAATTAGATGTATTGATGGCACATGAAATTGATAAAATCCATCAGAAAGATTTTGATATTATAATCATAAATAGTGTTATTCAATGCTTTCATGGACATAATTATTTTAGAAAGGTTTTAAAAAAAGCTGTAGATCTCATTAATAAAGAGGGAAAGGTTTTTATAGGAGATATAATGGATCAGGATTTAAAATATGAATTGGTAAATTCACTGGAGGAATTTAAATATAAACATTTAAATGAGGATATTAAAGCCAAGACAGACTGGACTGAAGAACTGTTTTTATCAAGAAATTATTTTAGGGATTTAAAATATGAATTTGAAGAAATAAGTAAAGTTGTCTTTTCAGATAAGATAGGTACTATTGAAAATGAACTTACAAAGTACAGATTTGATGCCATTATATATATTGATAAGAGTTTACAGGGAAAGCAGTCTAAGACAGTACATAAATACAAATATCAACATGATCTTAATATTTTAAGCAAATTTAGCAGCAGTAATCCTTCTGTTAAAGTATTACCGGAAAATTTAGCTTATGTTATCTATACTTCGGGAACTACGGGGACACCTAAAGGGGTAATGATAGAGCATAAATCTCTGGTGAATTTATGTAACTGGCATAACAACTATTATGAAATAAGTGAATTGGATAACTCTACAAGGTATGCAGGATTTGGATTTGATGCATCTGTATGGGAATTGTTTCCTTATTTGGTCAAGGGAGCTGCAGTGTATATTATAAGCAGCAATTTAAGATTAGATATTATAAGACTTAATGAATATTTTGAAAATAATAATATCACAATAAGTTTTCTCCCTACACAGATCTGTGAGCAATTCATGGAAATTGAAAATAATTCTTTGAGGTTTTTATTAACAGGAGGTGACAAACTTAGATTTTTCAAACCTTGCAATTATACATTGGTCAATAATTATGGACCTACGGAAAATACAGTAGTAACAACCAGTGTTGTCGTAGATAAGGAACATTACAATATTCCAATAGGCAAACCTATTTCCAATATACAAATTTATATATTGGACAGATATAATAGAATTCAACCCATAGGTACACAGGGAGAAATATGTATATCCGGCAGAGGATTGGCAAGAGGTTATTTAAATAGAAAGAAACTTACTGAAGAAAAGTTTGTTAAAAATCCTTTTATGATAGGAGAAAGAATGTATAAAACAGGAGATCTTGCCAGATGGACATCAGATGGAAATATTGAATTTTTAGGGAGAATGGATCAACAGGTAAAGATAAGTGCTTATAGAATTGAATTGGCAGAAATAGAAAACAGGCTTTTAAAATATGAATTTATAAAAGATGTTGTAGTTATTGACAGGGAAGATTTTAATAAAAATAAATACCTGTGTGCTTACTATGTTTCAGATATGGAATTATATATAAATGATATAAAGTATTATTTGTCCGTGCAGCTGCCAGATTATATGATTCCAGCTTTTTTTATAAAAATAGATAAAATTCCTTTAACGATAAATGGGAAAGTAAACAGGAAAGTTCTACCTGAACCTGATCAGATTTCCTCTATGGACATAAAATACATTCCTCCGCGAAATGAAATGGAAAAAAGAATGGTGGAGGTATGGGAAGAGATACTGGGTATAGATAAAGTAGGAATTTTGGATAATTTTTTTGACTTGGGTGGAAATTCCCTAAAAGCTGTGAGGGTTATATCCAAAATGTCCATGGATTTTGAAATTGAAATAAATGATTTATTTCAATTTCAGACTATATCTAAACTATCAGAAAACATTTTATACAAGAAAGATAATCTAAAGAAAATTATCGAGGGAATTAAATCTTCTATTGGAGAGAAAAAAGAAGATAGAAATTATAGTCAATATGAGGATAAAATCTATCGATATAAAAAAAGTATCGAATCATATTGCGATTTATCTACCAGCTTTATTAGGAACAAGTATAAAAATATCCTGATAACAGGAAGTACCGGATACCTGGGTGTAAATTTACTTTATCAGCTGCTAAAAAATACTGATAGTATTATCTATTTATTGATAAGGTCTGGAAGTAAAAAAGATGGTGAAAAAAGAATCAGAGAAAAATTGAAATTTTATTTTGAGGAAGATATTTTTAAAAATTATAGGGATAAAATTAATGTATTATGTGGAGATCTGTTAGAGAAAAATTTTGCACTTGAAACTCAAGAATATAATTATTTGTTACAAAAAATAGACTGTATAGTTAATGCAGCTGCAAATGTTAAACACTATGGAAATTATGATGATTTTTATAATGTGAATGTAGAGGGTACTGAAAGATTAATTGAATTTGCACTTAAGGGCAATAAAAAGGATTTTCATCATGTTTCAACAGTAGGTGTGGCTAGCGGAAAAATACCTGGTGTAGATTATTATATTTATACTGAATATGACCATGATGTGGGACAAGAAGATAGCAACTATTATATACAGACAAAGTTTGAAGCGGAAAAAAAGTTGATAATGGCCAGAAGCAGAGGATTAATGTGTAATATTTATAGAGTAGGAAATCTTATTTGTAATTCCCAGACAGGAAAGTTCCAGGAAAATATGAACGATAATGGTTTTTATAAAATAATAAAGTCACTTATAAAATTAGGACAAGTTCCGGATATTGAATTAAAAAAACTTGATTTTTCTTTTATTGATTATGTAAGTAAAGCATTTATATTAATAATGAACGAAAAAAATTTGAAAGATGATATATTTCACATCTACAATAATAATTATATAAGTTTATTTGATTTACGTGAATTGTTAAAATACTGTGGTTTTAATCTGGAAGTTATGCCTTTTAATAAATTTTTGGATTTTTTATATAAGAATCATGAAAACAAAAACTTGACAAATTATGTTGAGAATATACTACTTCATTCCAGGGTATTAGAATCTACTAAAAATACTGATTTTGAAATAGTTTGTGAAAAGACCGTTTTAATTTTAAGGAACATGGGGTTTTATTGGCCTAAGGTTGATAATTTTTATATAAGAAATATGATAAATTATTGCAGAGAAGTAGACTTTATCTAG